In Betaproteobacteria bacterium, a single window of DNA contains:
- a CDS encoding PQQ-binding-like beta-propeller repeat protein: protein MSAISKPRLMFAAIAVATAQMCSAAGVSTIENAAPGDWPSYHRTYDAHRYSPLTQINRGNVRNLNVAWVHQAGEIAAGLQGTPLAVDGVIYYTASYNRIYAVDGRTGEELWHYFPKILDGVDRLPVGPYSRGVTVANGKLFLGTIDGRAIALDIKTGKPVWEAQLLDTLKCGCMFTSAAARGEGQAHLRLHRRRYPDARGRHLRLKQDSGEKLWYFDPVLEGEEHWGTNSYGESSAKYAGVGAWHVGSYDPDLDLVYWGTSNPSPWFDWAPPGEGPKGYLRENGVVRGPATISTAVRCWRCGRIQANSSGTTRRILTTTGTWMRHSANSS, encoded by the coding sequence ATGTCTGCTATATCCAAGCCGCGATTGATGTTCGCGGCCATCGCTGTTGCCACTGCGCAGATGTGTTCCGCGGCAGGTGTGAGCACCATAGAAAACGCGGCACCGGGTGACTGGCCGAGCTATCACCGCACCTACGACGCACACCGTTACAGCCCGCTCACGCAGATCAACCGCGGCAACGTCAGGAACCTCAACGTCGCCTGGGTGCACCAGGCAGGCGAAATCGCTGCCGGCCTTCAGGGCACGCCCCTGGCCGTGGATGGCGTGATCTACTACACGGCGTCCTACAACAGGATCTACGCCGTGGACGGTCGGACCGGTGAGGAGCTTTGGCACTACTTTCCGAAGATTCTCGACGGCGTGGACAGACTCCCCGTCGGTCCGTACTCGCGCGGCGTCACCGTGGCCAACGGCAAGCTCTTCCTGGGGACCATCGACGGACGAGCCATTGCTCTCGACATCAAGACCGGAAAGCCGGTCTGGGAAGCGCAGCTTCTGGACACGCTGAAGTGCGGGTGCATGTTCACTTCTGCCGCCGCTCGCGGTGAAGGACAAGCTCATCTTCGGCTCCACCGGCGGCGGTATCCCGACGCGCGGGGGCGGCATCTTCGGTTGAAGCAGGACTCCGGCGAGAAGCTCTGGTATTTCGATCCCGTCCTGGAGGGAGAGGAGCACTGGGGGACGAACTCCTACGGTGAGTCCAGCGCGAAGTACGCCGGGGTCGGCGCGTGGCACGTGGGAAGCTACGACCCGGATCTCGATCTCGTCTACTGGGGTACCTCCAACCCTTCACCGTGGTTCGACTGGGCGCCCCCGGGTGAGGGACCCAAGGGCTATCTGCGCGAGAACGGCGTGGTGCGCGGCCCGGCGACAATCTCTACAGCAGTTCGGTGCTGGCGATGCGGCCGGATACAGGCGAACTCGTCTGGTACCACCAGGAGAATCCTCACGACGACTGGGACCTGGATGCGACACTCGGCGAATTCGTCCTGA
- a CDS encoding PQQ-binding-like beta-propeller repeat protein, translating to MNWIGRTHPSTLKDNLYCPSIIGGRSWNPGSYNPDSGVWFNSRQEICQVAKVRPERPPLDPLGWYAGAELTWVHPPGDKAHGALDAWDPLTGKRLWTVPDKYPRISGVLSTKGDLVFSVDIKGIVSAYDASSGTELWRFNTGSGTRGGIISYMAGGEQYVLVPSGIGSAVAAITAGIYPEVGQIPAAATMFAFKVSR from the coding sequence GTGAACTGGATCGGCCGGACCCATCCTTCCACGCTCAAGGACAACCTTTACTGCCCGTCGATCATCGGTGGCCGCAGCTGGAATCCCGGTTCGTACAATCCCGACAGCGGCGTCTGGTTCAATTCGCGTCAGGAGATCTGCCAGGTCGCGAAGGTTCGTCCGGAACGTCCGCCCCTGGATCCGCTGGGCTGGTATGCCGGCGCCGAGCTTACCTGGGTTCATCCGCCGGGCGACAAGGCGCACGGCGCACTGGACGCGTGGGATCCGCTCACCGGCAAGAGGCTGTGGACGGTGCCCGACAAGTACCCTCGCATCTCGGGAGTTCTGTCGACCAAGGGGGACCTTGTGTTCAGTGTCGACATCAAGGGGATCGTCTCGGCTTACGACGCGAGCAGCGGCACCGAGCTGTGGCGCTTCAACACTGGTTCCGGCACGCGTGGCGGCATCATCAGCTACATGGCGGGCGGTGAGCAGTACGTACTGGTGCCCAGCGGCATCGGATCGGCCGTGGCAGCCATCACGGCGGGCATCTATCCGGAAGTCGGTCAGATTCCCGCGGCGGCAACCATGTTCGCCTTCAAGGTCAGCCGATAA
- a CDS encoding cytochrome c: MKISPIRQRSQLVTLFVASVVLAASAHGADELPPPDKTGGVDLSSPAVIERGMNLLNTACGGYCHGTEGRGLKAPPLRNRTDLSWSAIHATVTYGRKRAGKMMPSWKGVLPDEDIWSAVAAVISLRQADGDSPPQTQPSAH, translated from the coding sequence ATGAAGATCTCTCCTATCCGTCAACGTAGTCAGCTGGTCACCTTGTTCGTCGCCAGCGTCGTCCTTGCAGCATCCGCACACGGAGCCGACGAACTCCCGCCTCCCGACAAGACGGGCGGCGTCGATCTGAGCAGTCCCGCAGTGATCGAGCGTGGAATGAACCTTCTCAACACCGCCTGTGGCGGGTATTGCCATGGGACCGAAGGGCGGGGATTGAAGGCGCCACCACTGCGCAACCGGACCGATCTGAGCTGGAGTGCAATTCACGCGACCGTCACCTACGGCCGCAAGCGGGCGGGCAAGATGATGCCCTCGTGGAAGGGAGTATTGCCGGACGAAGACATCTGGTCTGCCGTCGCCGCAGTCATCTCCCTGCGGCAGGCCGACGGAGACTCTCCACCGCAGACACAGCCGTCTGCGCACTGA